A section of the Thunnus albacares chromosome 6, fThuAlb1.1, whole genome shotgun sequence genome encodes:
- the fndc3a gene encoding fibronectin type-III domain-containing protein 3a isoform X4: MADHTPPLESGQLLSPELPILASPPPPAMVNGEGPQQVILVQVNPGEAFTIRREDGQFQCITGPAQVPMMSPNGSVPPIYVPPGYVSQIIEENGVRRVLVLPQQPDFHPGGHSPLHHPPPPPHAHLPAFIPHPAMMPPPPHLYTGMAGGVGDMSSQYISQYHPAHIYSEQVSADSHSQHGRPSFVHRDDRTSKTYERLQKKLKERQGGGGGGQVKDSPPPSPQKTCSSPPTQDIHNGVGGKGPEAEQGQPSHAAAGPDKQTGRGKNGESGELDEEAQALQALLSTISKAVVSDIQARGAVVSWSAPTRPESENGSMEDDCSPSGPFSYEVSISFSGKDGKYKSMYCGEELSATLEDLRPATDYHVRVQAMCNCLQGSPSEAVSFTTLSCEPDPPNPPRKASGTKNTIAVQWKAPCDNGSKIQNYILQWDEGKGTGAYEQCYYGSHKQYRLTKLSPASRYSFRLAAKNDMGISEFSEVVDLFTSCSVPLPPFPPELEMAGVTWLCLKWQRPTSSPKEDDIYYILEMEEEGSGYGFQPSYDGDDLSCTIKNLHRSTKYKFRVAAYNSEGKSNPSQVVEFVTNPDRPSCPCRPVIRGRVLPNSFKMAWEPPKDNGGAEVTKYVVELSEGLSGLSWELVYSGPAAEHVCEGLKPGCSYQTRVYCMSEGGQSPLSETLQVQTPAVPPGPCQPPRLVGKPKAREVQLRWGPPQVDGGSPVSCYSVEVSGPQSEESREVYQGPELDCSVGGLMPGKTYSFRLKAANKAGFGPLSERCEVTTGPGAPEQCKAPSTTCKSPSCVVVSWEAPPCNGAPVTEFRLEWGAAEGSMQVCYSGPGLSHEMKGLLPATNYFCRIQAMNVAGVGPFSEAVLCQTPCSVPAAVSNISALKESELQRYETPAEAEEDEEEEDEEEDSSSQPQPLYSPSTCLGICWEPPCDHGSEITSYLIDLGERQPIVVGPVTRHIIQHLQPDISYRIRIQALNSLGAGPFSHTFKLKTKPLPPLPPRLECTAFSHQTLRLKWGDGPAKAATSDALQYQLQMGDKSGSP, translated from the exons GTCCTGCTCAGGTTCCCATGATGTCTCCAAATGGTTCAGTGCCTCCAATCTATGTGCCTCCTGGATACGTTTCACAG atCATAGAAGAAAACGGAGTGCGGCGGGTTCTGGTTTTACCTCAGCAACCAGATTTCCACCCAGGGGGCCACTCCCCTCTCCACcaccctccacctccaccccacGCCCACCTGCCTGCCTTCATCCCACACCCCGCCATGATGCCCCCGCCGCCCCACCTGTACACGGGCATGGCGGGGGGCGTGGGCGACATGAGCTCTCAGTACATCTCCCAGTACCATCCGGCTCATATCTACTCAGAGCAGG TCTCTGCAGATTCTCACTCCCAACACGGACGCCCATCGTTTGTCCACAGAGACGACAGAACTAGCAAAACGTACGAGCGTCTGCAGAAGAAGCTGAAGGAGCGTCagggaggcggaggaggagggcaAGTGAAGGACAGCCCTCCCCCTTCGCCGCAGAAGACTTGCAGCAGCCCGCCGACGCAGGACATTCACAACGGAGTCGGAGGGAAAGGGCCGGAGGCGGAGCAGGGACAGCCCAGCCACGCGGCGGCCGGCCCTGATAAGCAGACAGGCAGGGGAAAAAACGGAGAGTCAGGAG aGCTGGACGAGGAAGCTCAGGCCCTGCAAGCGCTATTGAGTACCATCAGTAAAGCAGTG GTGTCAGACATCCAGGCCAGAGGAGCGGTAGTGAGCTGGAGTGCTCCCACCAGACCAGAGAGTGAGAACGGCAGTATGGAGGATGACTGCAGCCCCTCCGGGCCCTTCAGCTACGAGGTCTCCATCTCATTTAGCGGCAAAGACGGGAAGTACAAGAGCATGTACTG TGGGGAAGAACTAAGTGCAACTTTAGAAGACCTTCGACCAGCAACAGACTATCACGTCAG GGTCCAGGCCATGTGTAACTGTTTACAGGGAAGCCCGTCAGAGGCTGTGAGCTTCACCACATTAAGCTGTGAGCCGGATCCTCCCAATCCTCCCAGGAAGGCCAGCGGGACCAAGAACACAATTGCAGTGCAGTGGAAG GCTCCATGTGACAACGGTTCCAAGATCCAAAACTACATTCTTCAGTGGGatgag GGGAAGGGCACTGGGGCTTATGAACAGTGCTACTATGGCTCTCATAAGCAGTACAGACTTACCAAGCTCTCACCAGCCTCAAGATACTCCTTCCGCCTCGCAGCCAAAAACGACATGGGTATAAG CGAGTTCAGTGAAGTGGTGGACCTGTTCACCTCATGCAGTGTGCCATTGCCACCCTTCCCTCCAGAGCTGGAGATGGCGGGGGTGACCTGGCTGTGTCTGAAGTGGCAGAGGCCCACTAGCTCTCCGAAGGAGGATGACATCTACTATATTttggagatggaggaggaaggcTCG GGATATGGCTTCCAGCCAAGCTACGATGGAGATGACCTCTCATGCACCATCAAGAACCTCCACAGGAGCACCAAGTACAAGTTTCGG GTGGCGGCATACAACTCCGAGGGGAAGAGTAACCCTAGCCAGGTGGTAGAGTTTGTCACAAACCCAGATAGACCCAGCTGTCCCTGCCGACCTGTCATCAGGGGAAGAGTTCTGCCCAACAGCTTCAAGATGGCCTGGG aGCCCCCGAAAGATAACGGCGGAGCAGAAGTCACAAAGTATGTTGTGGAGCTGTCTGAAGGCTTAAGCG GTCTGTCATGGGAGCTGGTGTATTCAGGGCCAGCTGCGGAGCATGTGTGCGAAGGCTTGAAGCCCGGCTGCTCCTACCAGACACGAGTTTACTGCATGAGCGAGGGGGGGCAGAGCCCG CTGTCGGAGACCCTGCAGGTCCAGACTCCTGCAGTGCCCCCGGGTCCCTGCCAGCCCCCTCGGCTGGTGGGCAAGCCCAAAGCCAGGGAGGTGCAACTGCGCTGGG GTCCCCCTCAGGTAGACGGGGGCAGCCCAGTGTCCTGCTACAGCGTGGAAGTGAGTGGGCCGCAGTCTGAGGAGAGCCGGGAGGTTTACCAGGGTCCAGAGCTGGACTGCTCTGTGGGAGGTTTAATGCCTGGCAAAACCTACAGCTTCCGGCTCAAGGCGGCAAACAAAGCTGGG TTCGGGCCCCTTTCGGAGCGCTGCGAGGTTACAACCGGCCCCGGGGCCCCCGAGCAATGCAAGGCTCCGTCCACCACATGCAAATCCCCCAGCTGTGTCGTGGTGAGCTGGGAG GCCCCACCCTGCAACGGAGCTCCAGTGACAGAGTTTCGTCTGGAGTGGGGAGCCGCTGAGGGCAGCATGCAGGTGTGTTACAGCGGACCGGGGCTCAGCCACGAAATGAAAGGGCTGCTGCCTGCAACCAACTACTTCTGCAGGATACAG GCCATGAACGTGGCCGGCGTGGGACCCTTCAGCGAGGCGGTGTTGTGCCAGACGCCCTGCTCCGTGCCCGCAGCCGTCAGCAACATCAGCGCGCTGAAGGAGTCCGAGCTGCAAAGGTACGAGACCCCGGCGGAAGCAGAagaagacgaggaggaagaggacgaggaggaggataGCAGTTCCCAGCCACAACCACTCTACTCTCCGTCCACCTGCTTGGGTATCTGCTGGGAGCCCCCGTGCGATCACGGCTCCGAGATCACCTCCTACCTGATCGATCTGGGAGAACGCCAACCCATCGTCGTCGGCCCCGTCACCAGACACATCATCCAGCATCTGCAGCCTGACATCAGCTACAG gATCCGAATCCAAGCCCTGAATAGCTTGGGAGCAGGCCCATTCAGTCACACCTTTAAGCTGAAGACGAAGCCTCTGCCCCCGCTGCCACCCCGCCTGGAGTGCACCGCCTTCAGCCACCAGACCCTCAGGCTCAAGTGGGGCGACGGTCCAGCCAAAGCCGCCACCTCAGACGCCCTCCAGTATCAGCTGCAGATGGGGGATAAGAGCGGCAG TCCCTAA